The following are encoded in a window of Maylandia zebra isolate NMK-2024a linkage group LG5, Mzebra_GT3a, whole genome shotgun sequence genomic DNA:
- the ddi2 gene encoding protein DDI1 homolog 2 isoform X2 gives MLVTVFCAPRDRQETTFALDVSPELELRDFVALCELESGIPAGEIQITYVEQPLKDLTRALGTYGVKDGDVVVLRQADRRPPAAQPAFPGLPRIDFRSITVPGTSSSANQRGAVRPQQQAPPQRAAQPSTPMAFRGSSPQGLDDPALLQQMLLSNPHELSLLKERNPPLAEALLSGDLERFTKVLQEQQQDRAKREQERIRLLTADPFDLEAQAKIEEDIRQHNVEENMTIAMEEAPESFGQVVMLYINCKVNGHPVKAFVDSGAQMTIMSQACAERCNIMRLVDRRWAGIAKGVGTQKIIGRVHLAQVQIEGDFLPCSFSILEDQPMDMLLGLDMLKRHQCSIDLKKSVLLIGTTGTETRFLSEAELPECARLAYGTEGREDARPEELADRELAEALQRSIQESGQH, from the exons ATGCTGGTGACCGTTTTCTGCGCGCCGAGGGATCGCCAAGAAACCACCTTCGCCCTCGATGTGTCCCCGGAGCTGGAACTGAGAGACTTCGTAGCACTTTGTGAGCTGGAATCAGGAATCCCAGCAGGGGAAATCCAG aTCACATATGTTGAACAGCCCCTAAAAGACCTCACTCGTGCCTTGGGGACATACGGTGTAAAGGATGGAGACGTGGTGGTTCTCCGGCAAGCTGACAGAAGGCCACCAGCGGCTCAACCCGCCTTCCCAG GTCTGCCCCGTATTGACTTTCGTTCCATCACAGTCCCAGGCACCTCTTCTTCAGCCAATCAACGTGGTGCCGTACGACCACAGCAACAGGCTCCACCGCAGCGTGCCGCACAGCCTTCCACGCCAATGGCCTTTCGTGGGTCCTCTCCTCAGGGGCTGGACGACCCCGCCTTACTTCAGCAGATGCTTTTATCGAATCCACACGAGCTATCGCTCCTCAAGGAGAGAAACCCGCCACTCGCTGAGGCCCTGCTGAGCGGAGACTTAG AGCGTTTCACCAAAGTGCTGCAGGAGCAACAGCAGGATCGAGCCAAGAGGGAGCAGGAGAGAatcagacttttgaccgctgaTCCTTTTGATTTGGAAGCCCAAGCAAAGATTGAAGAGGACATCAG GCAACACAATGTGGAAGAAAACATGACCATAGCAATGGAGGAGGCCCCAGAAAGCTTTGGACAGGTGGTTATGCTGTACATTAACTGCAAAGTCAATGGCCACCCTGTGAAAGCTTTTGTTGACTCAG GAGCCCAGATGACCATCATGAGCCAAGCATGCGCAGAGCGCTGCAACATTATGCGACTGGTGGACAGACGCTGGGCTGGGATCGCCAAAGGAGTGGGCACCCAGAAGATCATTGGCAGAGTTCATTTGG CTCAGGTCCAGATAGAGGGAGACTTCCTTCCTTGTTCTTTCTCCATTTTGGAAGACCAGCCTATGGATATGCTGCTTGGCCTGGATATGTTGAAGAGACACCAG TGTTCGATCGACTTGAAGAAGAGCGTCCTCCTCATCGGCACTACAGGCACAGAAACTCGCTTTCTGTCTGAGGCGGAGCTGCCAGAGTGTGCCCGACTAGCCTAC